A genomic stretch from Haemophilus parainfluenzae ATCC 33392 includes:
- the nhaA gene encoding Na+/H+ antiporter NhaA, with protein MNKLSLIQQIQRFFKLESAGGILLLFSAVIAILLANSPLNQNYNDFLNLPVSIQVGTFSIDKTLIHWINDGFMAVFFVLVGMEVKRELFEGSLSSYQQAVFPAIAAVGGMVIPALVYIFIAQQDPTLADGWAIPMATDIAFALGIMALLSKQVPLPLKIFLLALAIIDDLGAIVVIALFFSHGLSVQALVFAAIAIAVLIALNRFKVTALCAYMVVGTILWASVLKSGVHATLAGVIIGFCIPLKGKNGETPLHDFEHILAPWSSFVILPLFAFANAGVSFDGIDSSMLSSPLLFAISLGLIIGKPLGVFGFSYLSVKLGIAKLPQGINFKQIFAVAILCGIGFTMSMFLASLAFNADAGESINALSRLGILLGSTVSAIMGYMALKATTRLPK; from the coding sequence ATGAATAAACTGAGTTTGATTCAACAAATTCAGCGTTTTTTCAAATTGGAATCAGCTGGCGGAATTTTATTACTTTTTTCAGCGGTAATCGCAATACTATTAGCCAATTCACCGCTCAATCAAAACTATAACGACTTTTTAAACTTACCAGTCAGCATTCAAGTAGGGACTTTTTCTATCGATAAAACCTTAATTCACTGGATCAATGATGGTTTTATGGCGGTATTCTTTGTTTTAGTGGGAATGGAAGTCAAAAGAGAATTATTTGAGGGTTCCCTTTCAAGCTATCAACAAGCGGTTTTCCCTGCTATTGCTGCCGTTGGCGGAATGGTTATTCCTGCCTTGGTTTATATTTTTATTGCACAACAAGATCCTACTTTAGCCGATGGCTGGGCAATCCCAATGGCGACAGACATTGCCTTTGCACTGGGCATCATGGCGTTATTAAGTAAACAAGTGCCACTCCCACTAAAAATCTTTTTACTTGCTTTAGCCATCATTGATGACTTAGGTGCAATTGTTGTGATTGCACTCTTCTTCTCCCATGGATTAAGCGTGCAAGCACTCGTCTTTGCTGCCATTGCAATTGCTGTACTTATTGCATTAAATCGCTTTAAAGTGACCGCACTTTGTGCCTATATGGTGGTGGGAACAATCTTGTGGGCTTCTGTATTAAAATCGGGCGTACATGCTACTCTTGCAGGCGTTATCATCGGGTTTTGTATTCCATTGAAAGGCAAAAATGGCGAAACGCCGTTACATGACTTTGAACATATTCTTGCGCCTTGGTCATCCTTTGTTATTCTGCCATTATTCGCATTTGCCAATGCGGGGGTAAGTTTTGATGGTATCGACTCAAGCATGCTTTCATCACCATTATTATTTGCGATTTCTTTAGGCTTAATTATTGGAAAACCACTCGGCGTATTTGGTTTCAGCTACCTTTCCGTAAAACTAGGCATAGCAAAACTTCCGCAAGGCATCAACTTCAAACAAATTTTTGCCGTAGCGATTTTATGTGGTATCGGTTTCACCATGTCAATGTTCTTAGCAAGCCTGGCCTTCAATGCTGATGCCGGTGAAAGCATTAATGCCCTTTCTCGATTAGGGATCTTATTAGGCTCCACGGTTTCTGCGATTATGGGGTATATGGCGTTAAAAGCCACAACAAGGTTACCGAAATAA
- a CDS encoding Lrp/AsnC family transcriptional regulator — translation MELDKLDRDILNILQQDATLPLKELAEKVHSSVATCQRRIQLLTEKGVITKQVAVVSPKAVGRGISVFVMVEMDNQHSRFQELFERKMRQETDVVSCYEISGDYDFMLLIHAESMESYHSFTRRVLTGEYHVRTYKSLFVMNFTKAESGILL, via the coding sequence ATGGAATTAGATAAATTAGATCGGGATATTTTAAATATCCTCCAACAAGATGCGACTCTGCCATTAAAAGAGCTTGCGGAAAAAGTGCATAGCTCGGTAGCAACCTGTCAGCGTCGAATTCAATTACTGACAGAAAAAGGGGTTATTACCAAGCAAGTGGCGGTGGTATCGCCAAAGGCCGTGGGTAGAGGCATTAGTGTTTTTGTGATGGTGGAAATGGATAATCAACATTCCCGCTTTCAAGAGTTATTTGAACGGAAAATGCGACAAGAAACCGATGTGGTGAGCTGTTATGAAATTTCTGGCGATTATGATTTTATGCTGCTTATTCACGCTGAAAGCATGGAAAGTTACCATTCGTTTACCCGTCGCGTTCTAACCGGTGAATATCATGTTCGCACTTATAAGAGCTTGTTTGTAATGAATTTTACCAAAGCAGAGAGCGGGATTTTGTTATAG
- the brnQ gene encoding branched-chain amino acid transport system II carrier protein has product MFSKKDIIVLGMMIFALFLGAGNIIFPPMEGYSAGNHWATASLGFVITGVLMPFITLVVVSVLGRGEELTKDLPKWAGVSFLTILYLVIGSTFAMPRITNVAYEMAWLPLGLVEDSATTRLIFSVIFNIIAMGFMIRPSTIISTVGEVMTPALLVLLLVVGITVFVSPLSEIVAPSQAYAENSALTTGLISGYQTMDVLAAIAFGGIVARALSAKNVTNPQKIIQYTISAGFVSVILLGCLYFALFYLGATSDAVAQGATNGGQIFSRYVNSLFGTAGTWIMAGIITLASLTTLVGVTSACGDYFSKFSTRFSYPFWIVFFTAMTTIISQYGLTKLLRVTIPALLLIYPMAIMLVVLQLVRNKLPSIRLSYYVTIFVTVCFSLVDSLKNLDVLPEGLHQVMIHFPLYSQGLAWLVPALCTLVFSILLGKTISK; this is encoded by the coding sequence ATGTTTTCAAAAAAAGACATCATCGTACTAGGTATGATGATTTTTGCTTTATTTTTAGGCGCGGGAAATATTATTTTTCCTCCAATGGAAGGTTACTCCGCAGGTAATCATTGGGCAACGGCTTCGCTAGGGTTTGTGATAACGGGCGTACTCATGCCATTTATTACATTGGTTGTGGTGTCAGTGTTAGGACGTGGCGAAGAACTGACTAAGGACTTACCCAAGTGGGCAGGCGTATCCTTTTTAACCATTCTTTATTTAGTCATCGGTTCAACCTTTGCAATGCCTCGAATTACCAATGTTGCTTATGAAATGGCATGGTTACCATTGGGGCTCGTTGAAGATAGTGCGACGACTCGTCTTATTTTCTCTGTGATTTTTAATATTATCGCCATGGGATTTATGATTCGCCCAAGTACCATTATTTCAACGGTGGGTGAAGTGATGACGCCGGCATTATTAGTATTATTACTCGTTGTTGGGATCACGGTTTTTGTTTCACCACTTTCTGAGATTGTTGCCCCATCGCAGGCTTATGCCGAGAATTCAGCACTAACCACAGGCTTAATTAGTGGTTATCAAACGATGGATGTACTAGCTGCGATTGCCTTTGGTGGCATTGTTGCGCGGGCATTATCTGCAAAAAATGTGACCAATCCACAAAAGATTATTCAATATACGATTTCAGCCGGTTTTGTCTCTGTCATTTTATTAGGTTGTTTATATTTTGCCTTATTCTATTTAGGGGCGACTTCTGATGCTGTGGCACAAGGTGCAACAAATGGTGGACAAATTTTCTCTCGTTATGTGAATAGTTTATTCGGCACGGCGGGAACCTGGATTATGGCGGGTATTATTACTTTAGCAAGCTTAACCACATTAGTGGGCGTAACCAGTGCTTGTGGTGATTACTTCTCCAAGTTTTCGACACGTTTTTCTTATCCATTTTGGATTGTCTTCTTCACCGCAATGACGACAATTATTTCACAATATGGCTTAACAAAATTACTCCGAGTGACAATTCCAGCCTTGTTGTTGATTTACCCAATGGCGATCATGTTAGTGGTTTTACAGCTTGTGCGTAATAAATTGCCTTCTATTCGATTGAGCTATTACGTAACTATCTTTGTGACTGTTTGTTTTAGTTTAGTTGATAGTTTGAAAAACTTAGATGTTTTGCCTGAAGGGTTGCATCAAGTCATGATTCATTTCCCGCTTTACTCACAAGGATTAGCTTGGTTGGTGCCAGCATTATGTACTTTAGTGTTCTCTATACTATTAGGGAAAACCATTTCAAAATAA